One window of Lepeophtheirus salmonis chromosome Z, UVic_Lsal_1.4, whole genome shotgun sequence genomic DNA carries:
- the LOC121130285 gene encoding uncharacterized protein: protein MMPKAHLLKYQKEQQLEMSHGIESGFKMENPGPLDMFIKSEPVDMQSWNPLTTLADISLALLRNPSWIPSGSRHRLLTPSPSPPLAHNLPMNLSLSSSNIINSASSPQGTPFPPPAHENLPASRLTSRRSSGGSSDEEEENKFYYSSEEEEKGGMRSPHYKNHPQNNFLFNARRDLLLYSVFPSEAFEPQSLPQDLRIPSKKRDSDCISVTSTSSSSSICESSISTDGSGCNSNKSKVGLQCPDCGKSYSTSSNLARHRQTHRSIEDKKARKCPHCDKTYVSMPAYSMHIRTHNQGCKCPFCGKCFSRPWLLQGHIRTHTGEKPFTCNICEKAFADKSNLRAHIQTHSNTKPYVCSKCNKAFALKSYLYKHEESSCMKVNRKGTKVRNNEGPKVTTDVNISDLSPPPSSPPPSLPPQQMFLETWRQVALLSNKESRN, encoded by the exons atgatgCCCAAGGCACATTTGCTCAAGTATCAAAAGGAGCAACAATTGGAGATGTCCCACG GTATAGAATCCGGTTTCAAAATGGAGAACCCTGGACCTTTGGACATGTTTATTAAATCCGAGCCGGTAGATATGCAGTCATGGAATCCCCTCACAACTCTAGCCGATATTAGTCTCGCTCTACTCCGTAATCCCTCTTGGATTCCCTCTGGAAGTAGACATAGACTCCTGACTCCAAGTCCTAGTCCTCCTCTAGCTCACAATCTTCCCATGAATCTGAGCCTTTCTTCTTCTAACATCATCAACTCTGCTTCCTCTCCCCAAGGCACCCCCTTTCCTCCCCCTGCTCATGAGAACTTACCCGCTTCTCGATTAACTTCACGTCGTAGCAGTGGAGGGTCCTCAGATGAAGAGGAAGAGAATAAATTCTATTACTCCTCCGAAGAAGAAGAGAAAGGGGGAATGAGAAGCCCTCATTACAAAAATCATCCTcagaacaattttttatttaacgcGCGAAGAGATCTCCTTCTTTACTCTGTATTCCCTTCAGAGGCATTTGAACCTCAGAGCCTTCCACAAGATCTCCGAATACCATCAAAGAAAAGGGACTCTGACTGTATATCTGTTACTTCAACATCATCAAGTAGTAGCATCTGTGAATCCTCCATTTCCACGGATGGTAGTGGTTGTAACAGTAACAAGTCCAAAGTAGGACTTCAATGTCCAGACTGTGGAAAGTCTTACAGTACTTCGAGTAATCTTGCAAGACATCGACAAACCCATAG ATCTATCGAAGACAAGAAAGCTCGAAAATGTCCTCATTGCGACAAGACCTACGTCTCCATGCCAGCGTATTCTATGCATATCCGAACTCATAATCAGGGATGCAAATGCCCCTTTTGTGGAAAATGTTTTTCCCGTCCATGGCTTCTCCAAGGGCACATCCGTACCCATACAG GGGAAAAACCATTCACTTGCAACATCTGCGAAAAAGCATTTGCTGACAAATCCAATCTCCGGGCTCACATCCAAACCCACTCCAATACAAAACCCTATGTCTGCTCCAAATGTAACAAGGCCTTTGCTCTCAAATCCTACTTGTACAAGCATGAAGAGTCTAGCTGCATGAAAGTAAATCGTAAAGGAACGAAAGTACGGAATAACGAAGGGCCTAAAGTAACTACTGATGTGAACATCAGTGATCTATCCCCCCctccttcttcccctcctccgTCTCTCCCACCCCAACAAATGTTTCTTGAAACATGGAGGCAAGTGGCACTCCTGAGTAATAAAGAGAGTCGAAACTAA